The proteins below come from a single Oryzomicrobium terrae genomic window:
- a CDS encoding GGDEF domain-containing protein codes for MPATATFALDLRTLHLVILIVAMVSAGALSLTWRRHPAIPGVPDWTYGMALMALGGLGLSLRDLIWDPLSVVGANVVLVAGHAYLWQGISRFRGVPVLPGQVLVPTLITFVFQLTALILAPNWVLGRIVFISAMIGSLEALGAYALLCQASQTATIINRTLAALLLADALNNLTRIAITLLTPAPNHYLGPSIFQGAFILIALILGIAKVLGILTLISDRLQEELNRAATHDFLTQLPNRRAFSHQAQQEVSRIARGGAPATVLLLDLDHFKDLNDAYGHNAGDAALQAFGQLLSTCLRQHDQGCRYGGEEFCVLLPETPLAEGLAVAERIRAAAAAAARPGCGTTVSIGVALLGAGQRLEEVINQADQALYVAKRSGRNCIEVAPCAAPPTLTRTQHSLS; via the coding sequence ATGCCCGCTACCGCGACCTTTGCCCTCGACCTGCGCACCTTGCATTTGGTCATCCTGATCGTCGCGATGGTCTCGGCGGGGGCGCTGTCGCTCACCTGGCGCCGCCATCCGGCCATTCCCGGGGTGCCGGACTGGACCTACGGCATGGCCTTGATGGCCCTGGGCGGCCTGGGCCTCTCTCTGCGCGACCTGATCTGGGACCCCCTCTCGGTGGTTGGCGCCAACGTGGTTCTGGTGGCCGGTCACGCCTACCTGTGGCAGGGCATCAGCCGCTTTCGCGGCGTACCGGTCCTGCCCGGGCAGGTGCTCGTTCCGACCCTGATCACGTTCGTATTCCAGCTCACGGCCCTGATCCTGGCGCCGAACTGGGTGCTCGGCCGGATTGTGTTCATCTCTGCCATGATCGGCAGTCTGGAAGCCCTGGGCGCATACGCCCTGCTGTGCCAGGCGTCCCAGACCGCCACCATCATCAACCGCACCCTGGCGGCCCTGCTCCTCGCCGATGCCCTCAACAACCTGACCCGCATCGCCATCACCCTGCTCACCCCGGCACCGAACCACTATCTGGGGCCCAGCATCTTCCAGGGCGCCTTCATCCTGATCGCCCTGATCCTCGGCATTGCCAAGGTGCTCGGCATCCTGACCCTGATCAGCGACCGCCTGCAGGAAGAGCTCAACCGGGCCGCCACCCACGATTTTCTCACCCAGCTTCCCAACCGCCGCGCCTTCAGCCATCAGGCCCAGCAGGAGGTCTCGCGCATTGCCCGCGGTGGCGCGCCAGCCACCGTGCTGCTGCTCGACCTGGATCATTTCAAGGACCTCAACGATGCTTACGGCCATAATGCCGGCGACGCGGCATTGCAGGCTTTCGGCCAGTTGTTGAGTACCTGCCTGCGCCAGCACGACCAGGGCTGCCGCTACGGCGGCGAGGAATTCTGCGTCCTTCTGCCCGAGACTCCCCTGGCCGAAGGCCTGGCCGTGGCCGAACGAATCCGCGCGGCCGCCGCGGCCGCCGCCCGACCGGGCTGCGGCACCACCGTCAGCATCGGCGTCGCCCTGCTGGGGGCCGGCCAGCGCCTCGAAGAGGTCATCAACCAGGCCGACCAGGCCCTCTATGTCGCCAAGCGCAGCGGCCGCAACTGTATCGAGGTGGCCCCCTGCGCCGCCCCGCCTACTCTCACTCGTACCCAGCATTCCCTGTCATGA
- a CDS encoding LrgB family protein codes for MSDALLATLSFAATVGLYYANKHLYACRRHPLLMPLLATPVLLLLLVLGAGIPYRDYIADTRWLIWLLGPATIAFALPMHDHRAMLRRHGLSIAVGVLVASATSIVTSVWLARWLGLSPLLQKGLAVRSVTTPFAIEAARSLGGPPDLAALFVLMTGLTGMLVGETVLALLPMVRSRLAQGAIFGGAAHGGGTAKAQQLGQVQGVVAALVMMLAGAANVLAAPLIRTLFF; via the coding sequence ATGAGTGACGCCCTGCTGGCCACCCTGTCGTTCGCCGCCACGGTGGGGCTGTATTACGCCAACAAACACCTTTACGCGTGTCGCCGCCACCCCCTGCTGATGCCGCTGCTGGCCACCCCGGTGCTGTTGCTGCTGCTGGTGCTGGGAGCGGGCATCCCCTACCGGGACTACATTGCCGACACCCGCTGGCTGATCTGGCTGCTGGGCCCGGCCACCATCGCCTTCGCCCTGCCCATGCACGATCACCGGGCCATGCTGCGCCGCCATGGCCTGTCGATTGCGGTGGGCGTGCTGGTGGCCAGCGCCACTTCCATCGTCACCTCGGTGTGGCTGGCCCGCTGGCTGGGGCTGTCGCCCTTGCTGCAAAAGGGGCTGGCGGTGCGCTCGGTGACCACCCCCTTCGCCATCGAGGCGGCCCGCAGCCTGGGCGGTCCGCCGGACCTGGCCGCCCTGTTCGTGTTGATGACCGGTCTGACCGGCATGCTCGTCGGCGAAACGGTGCTGGCCCTGCTGCCCATGGTGCGCAGCCGTCTGGCCCAGGGGGCGATCTTTGGCGGGGCGGCCCACGGTGGCGGTACCGCCAAGGCGCAACAGTTGGGCCAGGTACAGGGCGTGGTGGCCGCCTTGGTGATGATGCTCGCCGGGGCCGCCAACGTACTCGCCGCCCCTCTGATCCGCACGCTCTTTTTCTAG
- the queF gene encoding NADPH-dependent 7-cyano-7-deazaguanine reductase QueF (Catalyzes the NADPH-dependent reduction of 7-cyano-7-deazaguanine (preQ0) to 7-aminomethyl-7-deazaguanine (preQ1) in queuosine biosynthesis) — protein MTDVSSSRPEHSPLGKAVTYCATYAPELLFPISRDDKRREIGVDPARLPFHGADLWNGYELSWLNPKGKPVAALATFVVPAESPRLIESKSFKLYLNSFNQTSFADAAAVRAVLERDLSAAAGAPVAVTVEPLTTHPAREVGYPQGILLDDLDVACDVYLPAPELLSADPHAAPVEEILVSHLLKSNCLVTGQPDWGCVVVRYRGAPIDRAGLLRYIVSFRNHNEFHEQCVERIYVDILARCRPAFLSVHARYTRRGGLDINPWRSSAPGPMPDNRGEVRQ, from the coding sequence ATGACCGACGTTTCTTCCTCCCGCCCGGAACACTCCCCTTTGGGCAAGGCGGTGACCTACTGCGCTACCTACGCCCCCGAGCTGCTCTTCCCCATCTCCCGGGACGACAAGCGCCGCGAGATCGGCGTCGATCCGGCCCGGCTGCCGTTCCACGGCGCCGACTTGTGGAACGGCTATGAACTCTCCTGGCTCAATCCCAAGGGTAAGCCGGTGGCGGCCCTGGCCACCTTCGTGGTGCCGGCCGAATCACCCCGACTGATCGAATCGAAGTCGTTCAAGCTCTACCTCAATTCCTTCAACCAGACGTCGTTTGCCGACGCCGCCGCCGTGCGCGCCGTGCTCGAACGGGACCTTTCCGCCGCCGCCGGCGCGCCGGTGGCGGTGACCGTGGAGCCCCTCACCACGCACCCGGCGCGGGAGGTGGGCTACCCCCAAGGCATCCTGCTCGACGACCTGGACGTGGCTTGCGATGTCTACCTGCCGGCCCCGGAGTTGCTGTCCGCCGACCCCCATGCCGCGCCGGTGGAGGAAATCCTGGTCTCCCACCTGCTCAAGTCCAACTGCCTGGTCACGGGCCAGCCCGACTGGGGCTGCGTGGTGGTGCGCTACCGGGGGGCGCCGATCGACCGGGCCGGGCTGCTCCGTTACATCGTTTCGTTCCGCAACCACAACGAATTCCACGAACAGTGTGTCGAACGCATCTACGTGGATATTCTGGCTCGCTGCCGCCCGGCGTTTCTGTCGGTGCACGCCCGCTACACCCGGCGCGGCGGCCTGGACATCAACCCCTGGCGCAGCAGTGCTCCCGGTCCGATGCCGGACAACCGGGGGGAAGTGCGTCAATAG
- a CDS encoding potassium transporter Kup encodes MSAAGSPSAKASPNPSPASHGASSPLAALSLAALGVVYGDIGTSPLYSVKEVFAGNHAIPLTEANVLGSLSLFLWALIIIVSFKYVAFIMRADNRGEGGIMALIALASRRDGTEHPMRRKSILIIGIFGAAMFYGDGVITPAISVLSAVEGLEVATPAFTPYILPITLVVLTLLFFVQRRGTATVGIAFGPVMVAWFVALAAIGLYNIERNPSILLAINPWYGLEFLWVNKAMALVAMGNIVLAVTGAEALYADMGHFGRRPIRLAWYGLVLPSLALNYAGQGALLLVDPSTVSNPFFKAAPSWALYPLVGLSTVATVIASQAVISGAFSITRQAMQLGFVPRMEVQHTSEKEQGQIYLPGINWGIFLAVVVLVLGFKSSNNLAAAYGIAVTGNMVTTSILATIVAAQVWGWGWTRAIALFACFLAVELIFLAANILKIPDGGWFPLVAGAGVFFLMTTWKRGRQLLSDRLKGENLNLEMFIDSISAGAPTRVPGTAVFMNADPHAVPHALLHNLMHNKVLHERIVIVTVQIFDVPFVPEIDRVEVHTLKENFWRVVVQYGFKDEPDIPAALAMCADAGLGFEMLETSFFLGRETLIPRLGSEMAFWREKLFIAMFRNAGSATSFFKIPSNRVVELGTQVVL; translated from the coding sequence ATGTCCGCCGCCGGGTCGCCGTCCGCTAAAGCTTCACCCAATCCTTCGCCCGCTTCCCACGGGGCGTCATCGCCCCTGGCGGCCCTCTCACTGGCCGCCCTCGGGGTGGTCTATGGCGATATCGGCACCAGCCCGCTTTATTCGGTGAAGGAGGTCTTCGCCGGCAACCACGCGATTCCCCTCACCGAAGCCAACGTGCTGGGCAGCCTGTCCTTGTTCCTGTGGGCGCTGATCATCATTGTCTCGTTCAAGTACGTGGCGTTCATCATGCGTGCCGACAACCGGGGTGAGGGCGGCATCATGGCCCTGATCGCCCTGGCCTCCCGCCGTGATGGCACCGAGCACCCGATGCGGCGCAAGAGCATTTTGATCATCGGCATCTTCGGCGCTGCCATGTTTTACGGCGACGGTGTGATCACTCCTGCCATTTCGGTACTCTCCGCCGTTGAAGGGCTGGAGGTGGCGACGCCGGCCTTCACGCCCTATATCCTGCCCATTACCTTGGTGGTGCTGACCTTGCTGTTCTTTGTGCAACGGCGTGGTACCGCTACCGTAGGCATCGCTTTCGGCCCGGTGATGGTGGCCTGGTTCGTTGCCCTGGCGGCCATCGGCCTCTACAACATTGAGCGTAATCCCAGCATTCTGCTGGCCATCAACCCTTGGTACGGCCTGGAGTTCCTCTGGGTTAACAAGGCCATGGCCCTGGTAGCCATGGGCAATATCGTGCTCGCAGTGACGGGCGCCGAGGCGTTGTACGCCGACATGGGGCACTTCGGCCGTCGCCCCATTCGGTTGGCGTGGTACGGGTTAGTGCTGCCGTCGCTGGCGCTCAACTATGCCGGTCAGGGTGCTCTGCTGCTGGTGGACCCGTCCACCGTCTCCAATCCTTTCTTCAAGGCCGCGCCGAGCTGGGCCCTCTACCCGCTAGTGGGGCTGTCCACCGTGGCAACGGTGATCGCTTCCCAGGCGGTGATCTCCGGGGCCTTCTCGATCACCCGGCAGGCGATGCAGTTGGGCTTCGTGCCGCGCATGGAGGTGCAGCACACGTCTGAGAAGGAGCAAGGCCAGATCTATCTGCCCGGGATCAACTGGGGCATCTTTCTGGCGGTGGTCGTCCTGGTGCTCGGCTTCAAGTCGTCCAACAATCTGGCGGCGGCCTACGGCATTGCCGTTACCGGGAACATGGTCACCACCTCGATCCTGGCCACCATCGTCGCGGCCCAGGTGTGGGGTTGGGGCTGGACCCGGGCCATTGCCCTGTTCGCCTGTTTCCTCGCCGTGGAACTGATCTTCCTGGCGGCCAACATTCTGAAGATCCCCGACGGCGGCTGGTTTCCGCTGGTGGCCGGCGCCGGGGTGTTCTTCCTGATGACGACCTGGAAGCGTGGCCGGCAGTTGCTTTCCGACCGCCTCAAGGGCGAGAACCTGAACCTGGAGATGTTCATCGACAGCATTTCCGCCGGTGCCCCGACCCGGGTACCGGGCACCGCGGTGTTCATGAACGCCGATCCCCACGCCGTGCCCCACGCCCTGCTGCACAACCTGATGCACAACAAGGTGCTGCATGAGCGCATCGTCATCGTTACCGTGCAGATCTTCGATGTGCCCTTCGTGCCCGAGATCGACCGGGTCGAGGTCCATACCCTCAAGGAAAACTTCTGGCGGGTGGTGGTCCAGTACGGCTTCAAGGACGAGCCGGACATCCCCGCCGCCCTGGCCATGTGCGCCGATGCCGGCCTGGGATTCGAGATGCTGGAAACCTCGTTCTTCCTCGGCCGCGAAACCCTGATCCCGCGGCTTGGCTCGGAAATGGCCTTCTGGCGCGAAAAGTTGTTCATCGCCATGTTCCGCAACGCCGGCAGCGCCACCTCGTTCTTCAAGATTCCCTCCAACCGGGTGGTGGAACTCGGTACCCAGGTCGTGCTCTGA
- a CDS encoding MalY/PatB family protein, producing MSTAFDFSTAPDRRGSDSVKWNRPWPRAKGSEFEGDVLPLWVADMDFAAPEPVVEAIRHRLAHPVFGYGHPGHGLTAAVTGFLARHYGWEVAPDWLVWLPGVVSGFNVGCRLMGEEGDGVVVAAPVYPPFFAAPGHAGRRLLRTDLIEGATPVGPEWGWDWPALDTLLADPEQRAAGLLLCHPHNPVGRAWRRDELEALAERVLRHDLVVVSDDIHADLQLAPGARHLPLARAVPELASRTVTLFAPSKTFNIPGLYCAFAVIPDAGLRQRFRAAARGFVPEPNLLGLAAAEAAYRDCDDWLAALLATLRGNADQLVAAVAGLPGVAMARPEATYLGWLDCRGLQARLPQGLDSAGFFEAHGLGLSNGADFGLPGFVRLNFGCPPARLEQALERLVRAVTLLS from the coding sequence GTGAGCACCGCCTTCGATTTCTCCACCGCTCCCGACCGGCGCGGCAGCGATTCGGTCAAGTGGAACCGTCCTTGGCCCCGGGCCAAGGGCAGCGAATTCGAGGGCGACGTGCTGCCCCTGTGGGTGGCGGACATGGACTTCGCGGCCCCGGAACCGGTGGTCGAGGCCATCCGCCACCGCCTGGCACACCCGGTGTTCGGCTACGGCCACCCGGGGCACGGCCTTACCGCCGCGGTCACCGGCTTTCTCGCCCGCCACTACGGCTGGGAGGTGGCCCCGGACTGGCTGGTGTGGCTGCCCGGGGTGGTGTCCGGCTTCAACGTCGGCTGCCGCCTGATGGGGGAGGAGGGCGACGGGGTGGTGGTGGCTGCCCCGGTCTATCCGCCCTTTTTCGCCGCCCCCGGCCACGCCGGGCGGCGCCTGCTGCGCACCGACCTGATCGAGGGGGCCACGCCCGTCGGGCCGGAGTGGGGCTGGGACTGGCCGGCCCTGGACACCCTGCTCGCCGACCCCGAGCAGCGCGCCGCTGGCCTGCTGCTCTGCCACCCTCACAACCCGGTAGGCCGGGCTTGGCGCCGTGACGAACTGGAAGCCCTGGCCGAGCGGGTGCTGCGCCACGACCTGGTAGTGGTGTCCGACGACATCCACGCCGACCTGCAGCTGGCGCCCGGCGCCCGCCACCTGCCCCTGGCGCGGGCCGTGCCGGAACTGGCGAGCCGCACCGTCACCCTGTTCGCCCCGTCGAAAACCTTCAACATCCCCGGCCTCTACTGCGCCTTCGCCGTGATCCCCGACGCCGGCCTGCGCCAGCGCTTTCGCGCCGCCGCCCGGGGCTTCGTGCCCGAACCCAACCTGCTCGGCCTGGCGGCTGCCGAGGCTGCCTACCGGGATTGCGACGACTGGCTGGCCGCCTTGCTCGCCACCTTGCGTGGTAACGCCGACCAGCTGGTGGCGGCGGTGGCCGGCCTGCCCGGCGTCGCCATGGCCCGGCCCGAGGCCACCTACCTGGGATGGCTCGACTGTCGCGGCCTCCAGGCCCGCCTGCCCCAAGGCCTAGATTCGGCGGGCTTCTTCGAGGCCCATGGCCTGGGATTGAGCAATGGCGCGGACTTTGGCCTGCCCGGTTTCGTCCGCCTCAATTTCGGCTGCCCGCCGGCGCGCCTCGAACAGGCACTCGAACGGCTGGTCCGGGCGGTAACGCTGCTTTCCTGA
- the cysK gene encoding cysteine synthase A — translation MARIANNVAELVGNTPLVKLNRLTAGLAATVVVKLEFMNPGHSVKDRIAVSMLDAAQKAGKIGPDTIVIEPTSGNTGIGLAMVCAARGIKCAFVMPETMSRERKLLLKAYGAELILTPGPEGMGGAIKKAQELAAADSRYFIPQQFENPANPEVHRNTTAEEVWRDTDGAVDIFVAGVGTGGTITGVGEVLKARKPSVRVVAVEPDASPVLSGGQKGPHPIQGIGAGFVPAVLNTHVYDAVARVKNEDAFVTARRLAKEEGLLVGISSGAAVWAALEEAKKPENAGKLIVAVVPSFGERYLSTALFADLEV, via the coding sequence ATGGCCCGCATCGCCAACAATGTCGCCGAACTGGTCGGCAACACCCCCCTGGTCAAGCTCAACCGCCTCACCGCCGGCCTGGCGGCCACCGTGGTGGTCAAGCTGGAATTCATGAACCCTGGCCACAGCGTCAAGGACCGCATCGCCGTGTCCATGCTCGACGCCGCCCAGAAGGCCGGCAAAATCGGCCCCGACACCATCGTCATCGAGCCCACCTCGGGCAACACCGGCATCGGCCTGGCCATGGTCTGCGCCGCTCGGGGCATCAAGTGTGCCTTCGTCATGCCCGAAACCATGAGCCGCGAGCGCAAGCTGCTGCTCAAGGCCTATGGCGCCGAGCTGATCCTCACCCCGGGGCCGGAAGGCATGGGCGGGGCAATCAAGAAGGCCCAGGAACTGGCCGCCGCCGATTCCCGCTACTTCATCCCCCAGCAGTTCGAGAACCCGGCCAACCCGGAAGTGCATCGCAACACCACCGCTGAGGAAGTGTGGCGCGACACCGATGGCGCCGTGGACATCTTCGTCGCCGGGGTAGGCACCGGCGGCACCATCACTGGCGTGGGCGAAGTGCTCAAGGCGCGTAAGCCTTCGGTGCGGGTGGTGGCGGTGGAACCGGACGCATCCCCGGTGCTGTCCGGCGGCCAGAAGGGCCCCCACCCGATCCAGGGCATCGGTGCTGGCTTCGTCCCGGCGGTGCTCAATACCCATGTTTACGACGCCGTGGCCCGGGTCAAGAACGAAGATGCCTTCGTCACCGCCCGCCGTCTGGCCAAGGAAGAGGGCCTGCTGGTGGGCATCTCCTCCGGTGCAGCCGTGTGGGCCGCCCTGGAAGAGGCGAAGAAGCCGGAGAACGCCGGCAAGCTGATCGTCGCCGTGGTGCCGTCCTTCGGCGAGCGCTACCTGTCCACCGCCCTGTTCGCCGACCTGGAAGTCTGA
- the rfaE2 gene encoding D-glycero-beta-D-manno-heptose 1-phosphate adenylyltransferase, with translation MTTYPAPAFEAKICPPDQLAARAAALPRPLVFTNGCFDILHRGHVTYLAQARALGAAMIVALNSDASVKRQGKGDDRPINTLEDRLAVMAALGCVDLVTWFDEDTPIARILDARPTVLVKGGDWPVERIVGAPEVLGWGGTVHSVPFRHERSTTALVNKIRSL, from the coding sequence ATGACCACCTACCCCGCCCCCGCCTTCGAAGCCAAGATCTGCCCGCCGGACCAACTGGCCGCTCGGGCCGCCGCCCTGCCCCGTCCCCTGGTGTTTACCAACGGTTGTTTCGACATCCTGCACCGGGGTCACGTCACCTACCTGGCTCAAGCCCGGGCCTTGGGCGCGGCCATGATCGTGGCCCTCAACTCCGACGCCTCGGTGAAACGCCAGGGCAAGGGCGACGACCGGCCGATCAACACCCTGGAAGACCGTCTGGCGGTAATGGCGGCCCTGGGTTGCGTGGATCTGGTGACCTGGTTTGACGAGGACACGCCCATTGCCCGCATTCTGGACGCCCGGCCGACGGTGCTGGTGAAGGGGGGCGATTGGCCGGTGGAGCGCATCGTCGGCGCCCCGGAAGTGCTCGGCTGGGGAGGCACCGTCCATTCGGTACCGTTCCGCCACGAGCGCTCGACCACTGCCCTGGTGAACAAGATCCGCTCGCTCTGA
- a CDS encoding HD domain-containing phosphohydrolase, which yields MGESLSSATTSILSGSPRQGRRFPLHVHLTLLFTLLIFLSGTVIGVLNYMQSRETLLTAAQDVFGRIGNEAGERLERLRGPIVGAVSLLSRSRLADATTLAERLQAVPLLVETLRLNPAVSAVYAGYGDGDFILVRPLANAEQRQSFSAPRATRYVVQSVERQAGQVQGRFIFLDDKLAVLENRERRDYLYDPRDRPWYREALQVDENIETAPYVFFTTQEVGQTIARRGHRAGLVIGADLTLADLSLLLTASRTTPSSELALFDAQGNMVAYSQPARIVRGDLGGQLLRKSLAEIGSPIMAEVETAFQAGHVDEALTLTAGQQDWNVLIHRVEGAGDKATYLAVAAPEDELLVDAWRHLGRQGLVTLLILILTVPLTLYLSRRVSRDLRTLTAETRAIRRFSFAEGARINSVVREVQELSDTLGRTRRTIRRFLDISAALAAERNFGRLVQRVLKETVDAVDARAGVLYLLGDDEHSLVPEAVRRGAAVDGEDGAEGDADRGDQGQEALLASLDSLSLNGAASALDPVAGVVLSGVTAVSNLLPAGISPGPLRGILGAGPLQLVAVPLKNRSGEVIGVLCLYREQEQDAPAQELVSFIEQLSGAAAVAIENQRLLLAQKALLESFIKLVAGAIDAKSPYTGGHCQRVPELTKMLARAACEARSGPFADFDLDEEGWEALHIAAWLHDCGKVTTPEYVVDKATKLETLYDRIHEVRMRFEVLKRDVEIGYWQALQRGDDEAFARKQRDAELAQLDADFAFVAECNEGGEFMAPERIERLQGIAARTWRRTLSDRIGISWEEKQRKARTPEPLLPVLEPLLADKPEHLIEREPADRMSDSNPWGFKLQVPAYKYNRGELTNLAVGRGTLTEEERYKINDHIVQTIVMLSRLPFPNHLKRVPEIAGGHHETMDGRGYPKRLTRDEMSIEARVMAIADIFEALTAVDRPYKKGKTLSESVAIMARMARDHHVDPDLFALFLTSGVYRRYAERFLKPNQIDAVDVARVLAG from the coding sequence ATGGGCGAGTCCCTGTCGTCGGCCACCACGTCCATCCTGTCCGGATCTCCCCGGCAAGGACGTCGTTTTCCACTGCACGTTCACCTCACCCTGCTGTTCACCCTGCTGATCTTCTTGTCCGGCACGGTGATCGGGGTGCTCAACTACATGCAGTCCCGGGAAACCCTGCTGACCGCTGCCCAGGACGTGTTCGGGCGCATTGGCAACGAGGCCGGGGAGCGTCTGGAGCGTCTGCGCGGGCCCATCGTCGGCGCCGTTTCCCTGCTTTCCCGCTCCCGCCTGGCCGATGCCACGACCCTGGCCGAACGCCTCCAGGCCGTGCCCCTGCTGGTCGAAACCCTGCGCCTCAATCCGGCGGTGTCGGCCGTCTATGCCGGTTACGGCGATGGCGATTTCATCCTGGTGCGCCCCCTGGCCAATGCCGAGCAGCGCCAGTCGTTCAGCGCCCCCCGGGCGACGCGCTACGTCGTGCAGAGTGTCGAACGCCAGGCCGGTCAGGTGCAGGGCCGCTTCATCTTTCTCGACGACAAGCTGGCGGTGCTGGAAAACCGGGAGCGGCGCGACTATCTCTACGACCCCCGCGACCGCCCCTGGTACCGGGAGGCCCTGCAAGTCGACGAGAACATCGAGACCGCCCCCTACGTCTTCTTCACCACCCAGGAGGTAGGCCAGACCATTGCCCGGCGCGGCCATCGCGCCGGCCTGGTGATCGGCGCCGACCTGACCCTGGCCGATCTGTCCCTGCTGCTCACCGCGTCGCGCACCACCCCATCGTCCGAACTGGCGTTGTTCGATGCCCAGGGCAACATGGTGGCCTATTCCCAGCCCGCCCGTATTGTCCGCGGCGATCTGGGCGGGCAGTTGTTGCGCAAGTCCCTGGCAGAAATCGGCAGCCCGATCATGGCCGAGGTGGAAACCGCCTTCCAGGCCGGCCACGTCGACGAGGCCCTTACCCTGACGGCCGGGCAACAGGACTGGAATGTGCTGATCCACCGGGTCGAGGGCGCCGGCGACAAGGCGACCTACCTGGCGGTGGCCGCCCCGGAGGACGAGTTGCTGGTGGATGCCTGGCGCCATCTGGGCCGCCAGGGCCTGGTCACCTTGCTGATCCTGATCCTGACCGTGCCCCTGACCCTGTACCTGTCGCGGCGTGTTTCCAGGGATCTGCGCACCCTCACCGCCGAAACCCGGGCGATCCGGCGCTTCAGCTTTGCCGAGGGCGCCCGCATCAATTCGGTGGTGCGCGAGGTGCAGGAACTGTCGGATACCCTGGGACGTACCCGGCGCACCATCCGCCGCTTCCTCGACATCAGCGCGGCCCTGGCTGCCGAACGCAACTTTGGCCGATTGGTACAGCGGGTGCTCAAGGAAACGGTGGATGCGGTGGATGCCCGGGCCGGTGTGCTCTACCTGCTGGGTGACGACGAGCACAGCCTGGTGCCGGAGGCGGTGCGGCGCGGCGCGGCGGTGGATGGCGAGGACGGCGCCGAAGGCGACGCCGACCGGGGAGACCAGGGCCAGGAAGCCCTGCTCGCCAGCCTGGACTCCCTCTCCCTCAATGGTGCGGCGTCGGCCCTCGATCCGGTAGCCGGGGTTGTCCTGTCCGGCGTGACGGCAGTGTCGAACCTGCTGCCCGCCGGCATTTCTCCCGGGCCCCTGCGCGGCATTCTGGGGGCGGGGCCGCTGCAGTTGGTGGCGGTGCCGCTCAAGAACCGCAGCGGCGAGGTGATCGGCGTGCTCTGCCTGTATCGGGAACAGGAGCAGGATGCACCGGCCCAGGAGCTGGTGTCGTTCATCGAGCAGCTCTCCGGCGCGGCGGCAGTGGCCATCGAGAACCAGCGCCTGCTGCTCGCCCAGAAGGCCCTGCTCGAATCCTTCATCAAGCTGGTGGCCGGCGCCATCGACGCCAAGAGCCCCTATACCGGTGGCCACTGCCAGCGGGTGCCGGAACTGACCAAGATGCTCGCCCGGGCCGCCTGCGAGGCCCGCAGCGGCCCCTTTGCCGACTTCGATCTTGACGAGGAAGGCTGGGAGGCCCTGCACATCGCCGCCTGGCTGCACGATTGCGGCAAGGTCACCACGCCGGAGTACGTGGTGGACAAGGCCACCAAGCTGGAAACCCTCTACGACCGCATCCACGAGGTGCGCATGCGCTTCGAGGTCTTGAAGCGCGACGTCGAGATCGGCTACTGGCAGGCGCTGCAGCGTGGCGACGACGAAGCCTTTGCCCGCAAGCAGCGCGATGCCGAGCTGGCCCAGCTCGATGCCGATTTCGCCTTTGTCGCTGAATGCAACGAGGGCGGCGAATTCATGGCCCCGGAGCGGATCGAGCGTCTGCAAGGCATTGCCGCCCGCACCTGGAGGCGCACCCTGTCCGACCGGATCGGCATTTCCTGGGAAGAAAAGCAGCGCAAGGCGCGGACCCCGGAGCCGCTGCTGCCGGTGCTCGAACCGTTGCTGGCGGATAAGCCCGAGCACCTGATCGAGCGCGAACCGGCCGACCGCATGTCCGACAGCAACCCCTGGGGCTTCAAACTGCAGGTGCCCGCCTACAAGTACAACCGGGGAGAACTGACCAACCTGGCGGTGGGGCGCGGCACCCTCACCGAGGAAGAGCGCTACAAGATCAACGATCACATCGTCCAGACCATCGTCATGCTGTCCCGGCTGCCTTTCCCCAACCACCTGAAACGGGTGCCGGAGATTGCCGGCGGGCACCACGAGACCATGGACGGCCGGGGCTATCCCAAGCGCCTGACCCGGGACGAGATGAGCATCGAGGCGCGGGTGATGGCGATTGCCGACATCTTCGAGGCCCTCACCGCGGTGGATCGTCCCTACAAGAAGGGCAAGACCCTGTCCGAATCGGTGGCGATCATGGCGCGCATGGCCCGCGACCACCACGTCGATCCGGACCTGTTCGCCCTGTTCCTCACCTCCGGCGTGTATCGCCGCTATGCCGAGCGTTTCCTCAAGCCCAACCAGATCGATGCGGTAGATGTGGCCCGGGTCTTGGCGGGGTAG